In Centroberyx gerrardi isolate f3 chromosome 11, fCenGer3.hap1.cur.20231027, whole genome shotgun sequence, the following are encoded in one genomic region:
- the LOC139917123 gene encoding uncharacterized protein LOC139917123 produces MSSPLYYNQDSVTRFKKRKARFTFSEVHILLDEVRKHRMVVVGKFNRGVPTDIKKRTWAEITARVNEIGECQREVIEVIKKWSDLKCDTKRKVAAMRAGTVPNRGLNSRLSRDLTQTERIVHQILEMDEGDQSTSDFGPLGDDDDVPEEEDEMEEEDMMGMQSSPNGGMDMASMPPPPSYSMGGPAQPGAKEDQSIPNYSGSSRDSSQPAFEMQYEIPATEDADAAYADSDDDQRDDLLPSTQAAKPLEDHQGNNGVQKQGGGPPQPSSAPSSSTTILPPPGQPSQNAKDSMLRNASLSLQEQHATNILLETVSRSLELLSESVQQLAETQQEFVRESLQLQRETVQVLRDFTGGAIALMHDKLNGRPAL; encoded by the exons atgtCTTCACCATTATACTACAACCAAGACAGTGTCACTCGCttcaagaaaagaaaagctcGTTTCACTTTCAGTGAAGTCCATATACTGTTGGATGAAGTGAGAAAACATCGTATGGTTGTTGTGG GCAAATTCAACCGCGGCGTGCCAACAGACATTAAGAAACGCACATGGGCAGAGATTACCGCACGTGTGAATGAGATTGGGGAGTGCCAGCGTGAGGTCATCGAGGTCATCAAGAAGTGGTCCGACCTGAAGTGCGACACCAAGCGGAAAGTGGCTGCTATGCGGGCAGGGACAGTGCCCAACAGGGGCCTCAACTCACGCCTGTCCCGAGACCTCACTCAAACAGAGAGAATAGTGCACCAGATTCTGGAGATGGACGAGGGAGACCAGAGCACGAGTGACTTTGGGCCGCTGGGAGATGACGATGATGTTccggaggaggaagatgaaatgGAAGAGGAGGACATGATGGGAATGCAGAGTTCCCCCAACGGAGGGATGGACATGGCTTCTATGCCACCACCGCCCTCCTATTCCATGGGTGGACCAGCCCAACCCGGTGCCAAAGAGGATCAGTCCATTCCCAACTACAGTGGCTCCTCTC GGGACTCATCACAGCCCGCCTttgaaatgcaatatgaaataCCTGCTACAGAAG ACGCTGACGCTGCATACGCGGACTCAGATGATGACCAAAGGGACGACCTGTTGCCATCCACTCAGGCAGCGAAACCTCTAGAGGATCACCAAGGCAACAACGGCGTCCAGAAACAAGGCGGCGGACCCCCTCAGCCCTCAAGCGCACCTTCATCCTCGACGACCATCCTCCCACCACCGGGTCAGCCTTCGCAGAACGCGAAGGACAGCATGCTACGGAACGCGTCGCTGAGCCTCCAAGAGCAGCACGCCACCAACATCCTGCTGGAGACTGTGTCGCGCTCGCTGGAGCTGCTGTCCGAGTCGGTGCAGCAGCTGGCCGAGACCCAGCAGGAGTTTGTGCGCGAGTCGTTGCAGCTCCAACGGGAGACGGTGCAGGTTCTCAGAGACTTCACTGGAGGGGCCATCGCCCTCATGCATGACAAACTGAACGGGCGGCCAGCGTTATAG